The Terriglobia bacterium genome contains a region encoding:
- a CDS encoding FliI/YscN family ATPase, which yields MTRPAVDLEGAPERIRRAQMFRSEGVVLRVVGLAVESQGPASAVGEECLLLSPEGTAVSRAQVVGFSGNRVFTMPVDRLHGLTVGARVVALGRRPTVGVGPHLLGRVLDADGHPLDERPLPPPEALYPLETPAPPAMERERIREPFVTGIRSIDGLVTVGRGQRLGIFAGSGVGKSVLLGMIARHARADVAVIALVGERGREVRDFIEEDLGNEGLEHAVVFVATSDEPPMRRIRAALAATAAAEYFRDRGRHVVLLMDSVTRVAMAQREVGLSMGEPPSTKGYPPSVFSLLPRMLERAGAVRDGGSITGLYSVYVEGDDLNDPVADAARSLLDGHVILTRELAGRGHFPAVDVLSSISRLMPQVATRDHVDLARALRARLAALKDAEDLVLLGAYRKGASAEVDAALRSRDETRAFLVQPKEEGSSLAATVADLRRAIDAGQEVAA from the coding sequence ATGACGCGGCCGGCGGTAGACCTCGAGGGCGCGCCGGAGCGGATCCGACGCGCGCAGATGTTCCGCTCGGAGGGGGTGGTGCTGCGGGTCGTGGGGCTCGCGGTGGAATCCCAAGGTCCCGCCAGCGCGGTGGGGGAGGAGTGCCTTCTTCTCAGCCCCGAGGGGACGGCGGTGTCCCGTGCCCAGGTCGTGGGCTTCTCCGGCAACCGCGTCTTCACCATGCCCGTGGACCGGCTGCACGGGCTCACGGTGGGCGCCCGCGTCGTGGCCCTCGGGCGCAGGCCGACCGTCGGGGTCGGGCCCCACCTGCTCGGGCGCGTGCTCGACGCCGACGGGCACCCCCTCGACGAGCGGCCGCTTCCGCCGCCCGAGGCGCTCTACCCGCTCGAGACCCCGGCGCCGCCGGCCATGGAGCGGGAGCGGATACGAGAGCCGTTCGTGACCGGGATCCGCTCCATCGACGGCCTGGTGACCGTCGGGCGGGGACAGCGACTCGGCATCTTCGCCGGAAGCGGCGTCGGGAAGAGCGTGCTCCTCGGCATGATCGCACGCCACGCCCGCGCCGACGTCGCGGTGATCGCGCTCGTCGGCGAGCGCGGCCGCGAGGTGCGGGACTTCATCGAGGAGGACCTCGGCAACGAGGGGCTCGAGCACGCGGTGGTGTTCGTGGCCACGTCCGACGAGCCGCCCATGCGTCGGATCCGGGCCGCCCTGGCCGCGACCGCCGCCGCGGAGTACTTCCGCGACCGCGGGCGGCACGTGGTTCTCCTCATGGACTCGGTGACGCGCGTCGCCATGGCCCAGCGCGAGGTCGGGCTGTCCATGGGCGAGCCGCCGTCCACGAAGGGCTATCCCCCCTCGGTGTTCAGCCTGTTGCCGAGGATGCTCGAGCGGGCGGGCGCCGTGCGGGACGGCGGGAGCATCACCGGGCTCTACTCCGTGTACGTGGAGGGGGACGACCTGAACGACCCGGTGGCGGATGCCGCGCGCAGCCTCCTGGACGGGCACGTGATCCTGACGCGCGAGCTCGCCGGACGCGGGCATTTCCCGGCCGTCGACGTGCTGTCCAGCATCAGCCGGCTCATGCCCCAGGTGGCGACCCGAGACCACGTGGATCTGGCGCGGGCGCTGCGCGCGCGTCTGGCCGCCCTGAAGGACGCCGAGGACCTGGTGCTCCTGGGGGCTTACCGGAAGGGCGCCAGCGCGGAGGTCGACGCCGCGCTGAGGTCCCGCGACGAGACCCGGGCGTTCCTGGTCCAGCCGAAGGAGGAAGGATCCTCGCTGGCGGCGACGGTCGCCGATCTCAGGCGCGCCATCGACGCGGGCCAGGAGGTCGCGGCGTGA
- a CDS encoding flagellar hook protein FlgE — protein MAFSSFYAGLSGLQANANMLTVIGNNLANVNTVGFKASRVTFQDIFSQAGVGAGVNGAGNPQQVGLGTQIAGIDQIFGQGSLQTTGLVSDVAIQGNGFFVLADRSGARSLTRAGNFTFDKDGNLVTSNGQFVQGYTQRDANDHIVTSGSSGNIQIPVGLTAPPQATGYVSAAINLNADAKVDDPATGADEAETFSSTLSVYDSLGARHNLTLTFRPVDTNADGLRDQWTYTATVPGDEVVGGVAGTPFQIATGAVTFDAQGHLTGPAANVTLTTPAWTNGAAAQPVEWRLFDANSTASLTGFSGPSATSSTNQDGYAVGRLRTLTIDQDGLVSGIFTNGVTLEMASFALATFNNPNGLLKNGQNSYIETNSSGPATIGGANSGGRGMVTSNSLELSNVDITQEFTDLIVSERGYQANSRIITTTDTVIQEALNLKR, from the coding sequence ATGGCATTCAGCTCGTTCTATGCCGGACTGTCGGGATTGCAGGCCAACGCGAACATGCTGACCGTGATCGGGAACAACCTCGCCAACGTCAACACCGTCGGGTTCAAGGCGAGCCGGGTCACCTTCCAGGACATCTTCAGCCAGGCGGGGGTCGGCGCCGGCGTCAACGGAGCCGGGAACCCGCAGCAGGTCGGCCTCGGCACCCAGATCGCCGGTATCGACCAGATCTTCGGCCAGGGATCGCTCCAGACCACAGGCCTCGTCTCCGACGTGGCGATCCAGGGGAACGGGTTCTTCGTGCTCGCCGACCGGAGCGGGGCCCGCTCGCTGACCCGCGCGGGGAACTTCACGTTCGACAAGGACGGCAACCTCGTGACCTCCAACGGGCAGTTCGTCCAGGGGTACACCCAGCGCGACGCGAACGATCACATCGTCACGTCGGGGAGCAGCGGGAACATCCAGATCCCCGTGGGTCTGACGGCGCCGCCGCAGGCGACGGGATACGTCTCCGCCGCGATCAACCTGAACGCGGACGCGAAGGTGGACGATCCCGCGACCGGGGCGGACGAAGCCGAGACGTTCTCGTCCACGCTCTCGGTCTACGACTCCCTCGGCGCCCGCCACAACCTGACCCTGACCTTCCGCCCGGTGGACACCAACGCCGACGGGCTCAGGGACCAGTGGACCTACACGGCGACCGTTCCCGGCGATGAGGTGGTGGGGGGCGTCGCCGGCACTCCGTTCCAGATCGCGACGGGCGCCGTGACGTTCGACGCGCAAGGCCACCTGACGGGTCCGGCGGCGAACGTGACGCTCACCACCCCGGCCTGGACGAACGGCGCCGCGGCGCAGCCGGTCGAGTGGAGGCTCTTCGATGCGAACAGCACGGCGTCCCTCACCGGCTTCTCCGGCCCGTCGGCCACCTCGTCCACGAACCAGGACGGGTACGCGGTGGGCCGCCTCCGGACCCTCACGATCGACCAGGACGGCCTGGTGTCCGGGATCTTCACCAACGGGGTCACGCTCGAGATGGCCAGCTTCGCCCTCGCCACGTTCAACAACCCCAACGGGCTGCTCAAGAACGGCCAGAACTCGTACATCGAGACGAACTCGTCGGGGCCCGCCACGATCGGCGGGGCCAACTCGGGCGGGCGAGGGATGGTGACGTCCAACAGCCTCGAGCTGTCCAACGTGGACATCACCCAGGAGTTCACCGATCTGATCGTCAGCGAGCGCGGCTACCAGGCCAACAGCCGGATCATCACCACGACCGACACGGTCATCCAGGAAGCGCTCAATCTGAAGCGGTAG
- the fliE gene encoding flagellar hook-basal body complex protein FliE — MDPLATIPRIGSITGPEGVERPTQVGGARKAGADFGVSLKEAIDSVDRLQKESESAQASFARGDDVDLHDVLIRIEEAEVAFKTMMEVRNKLVDAYREVMRMGS, encoded by the coding sequence ATGGACCCGCTCGCGACGATTCCGAGGATCGGAAGCATCACGGGACCGGAAGGCGTCGAGCGCCCGACGCAGGTGGGGGGGGCGCGCAAGGCGGGGGCCGATTTCGGCGTCAGCCTGAAGGAAGCCATCGACTCGGTCGACCGCCTCCAGAAGGAGAGCGAGTCCGCTCAGGCCTCGTTCGCTCGAGGCGACGACGTCGATCTCCACGACGTGCTGATCAGGATCGAGGAAGCGGAGGTCGCGTTCAAGACCATGATGGAGGTCCGCAACAAGCTCGTGGACGCCTACCGGGAGGTCATGAGGATGGGCTCGTGA
- a CDS encoding flagellar hook-length control protein FliK, whose product MSAKGAPLDAAPPGVRELAETAPAMTGRSLLGLAAQAKPQDPRSLQEDPGGEEDRGPLRIAESAIRDHAAVRAAIAGEVGRDLSGGPAEQSAHRQQASPPRAPAAGNVEASPRSEEAGSSTERSVPGARQGSPSTTKAAVLTQPPSATASLSSVQGARQAAPAVHAPEVAPVSHEALAQAIVARAREIPGDGRLEVRFVLEPADLGLVRVRIETRAKQVSIEILASSRSAVDALAPRLARLSADLLGAGFKEPTISLDFGSSTDPSAHARHHGQGGGRGASGSPRAPRGPLGDPVAAGAGPLAPSSRLDRTV is encoded by the coding sequence GTGAGCGCGAAGGGAGCGCCGCTCGATGCCGCACCGCCGGGTGTGCGGGAACTCGCCGAGACGGCGCCGGCCATGACGGGCCGGTCTCTTCTCGGCCTCGCGGCGCAGGCGAAACCGCAGGACCCGCGCTCGTTGCAGGAAGATCCCGGAGGCGAAGAGGATCGGGGGCCGCTCCGCATCGCCGAGTCGGCGATTCGAGACCACGCAGCGGTCCGTGCCGCCATCGCGGGCGAGGTCGGCCGTGACCTGTCCGGCGGGCCGGCGGAACAGAGCGCCCACCGGCAACAGGCATCGCCACCCAGGGCGCCGGCTGCGGGAAACGTCGAGGCCTCCCCTCGATCGGAGGAAGCGGGATCGAGCACCGAGCGGAGCGTCCCGGGCGCACGGCAGGGGAGCCCGAGCACGACGAAGGCCGCCGTCCTGACCCAGCCGCCTTCGGCGACGGCGAGCCTTTCATCGGTCCAGGGTGCACGCCAAGCCGCCCCGGCCGTCCACGCCCCCGAGGTCGCGCCGGTATCCCACGAGGCTCTCGCCCAGGCGATCGTCGCCCGAGCACGCGAGATCCCGGGAGACGGGCGGCTCGAGGTCCGATTCGTCCTCGAGCCCGCCGATCTCGGGCTCGTCCGCGTTCGCATCGAGACTCGCGCCAAGCAGGTGTCGATCGAGATCCTGGCATCCTCTCGGTCGGCCGTGGACGCCCTCGCCCCTCGCCTCGCCCGCCTCTCCGCGGATCTCCTCGGAGCGGGCTTCAAGGAGCCCACTATCTCCCTCGACTTCGGCTCGTCCACCGACCCGAGCGCCCACGCTCGGCACCACGGGCAGGGGGGAGGCCGCGGGGCGTCGGGCTCGCCGCGAGCGCCTCGCGGTCCCCTCGGCGACCCGGTGGCCGCCGGCGCCGGTCCTCTAGCACCTTCCTCCCGACTCGATCGCACGGTCTGA
- the flgC gene encoding flagellar basal body rod protein FlgC, whose translation MSLSRALAICAAGLSAQRTRMEVVASNLANSRTTRTPEGGPYKRKEPVFTADPVEASFGDELGVALRSVRVERIVEDPAPPVRRFEPGHPDADKDGFVAYPNVDPVQEMVDMLSATRSYEANITTVRSVRDMLRSALGIVR comes from the coding sequence ATGAGCCTGAGCCGCGCCCTCGCGATCTGCGCCGCCGGCCTGTCGGCGCAGCGAACGCGCATGGAGGTCGTCGCCTCCAACCTCGCCAACTCCCGGACGACCCGCACGCCCGAAGGCGGGCCCTACAAGCGGAAGGAGCCCGTGTTCACCGCCGACCCCGTCGAGGCGTCGTTCGGCGACGAGCTGGGGGTCGCGCTCCGCTCGGTCCGGGTCGAGAGGATCGTCGAGGACCCCGCGCCCCCCGTTCGGCGGTTCGAGCCGGGCCATCCTGACGCCGACAAGGACGGGTTCGTCGCCTACCCCAACGTCGATCCGGTGCAGGAGATGGTGGACATGCTCTCGGCCACGCGCTCCTACGAGGCCAACATCACCACCGTCCGCAGCGTTCGCGACATGCTCCGCTCCGCGCTCGGGATCGTGAGGTGA
- the fliF gene encoding flagellar M-ring protein FliF — protein MAGMTDDVRSALARLTVRQRIQIVLGVAALAGVVWGLSVYASRIRYGVLFSNLRGEDAGPVISALKEKQIPYRLGPGGTVIEVPVERVDEVRLELAADGLPRGGGVGFEIFDKPSFGLSDFVQNVNYRRALERELGRTIQGIDGVESARVHLALPPASVFADERKEPSASVVVRLKPGRTPSGNQVRAIAHLVASGVEGLDPSRVSVIDGNGRMLSGGGAEASEAMSASQLEAKRALETGLETTLVSILEPVVGTDRVRARATVELDMARVQRVEEKYDPDVAVVRSEQKSKTRRQAGSGGGIPGTASNLPGGTPVPAAGSAGGDESQSSTTNFEINKTVAMIAEPVGKLSRQSVAVVVDNAIVEAPGADGKTERKSTPRTEQEMKKITDLVRAAVGINEPRGDVLIVENIPFDGGAGASADAKQERGDRWGIAVQIVRYSALPLAVLLVVLLVIRPAIAVLRGMRAPAGAGGHPPTIAELQASLGSGALPGAAGAGGELRRKLIEAAGQHPEAAALVVRGWLGGHRGE, from the coding sequence ATGGCCGGCATGACGGACGACGTTCGAAGCGCGCTCGCGCGGCTGACGGTGCGGCAGAGGATCCAGATCGTGCTCGGCGTGGCCGCTCTCGCCGGGGTGGTCTGGGGGCTCAGCGTCTACGCCTCACGCATCCGCTACGGGGTCCTCTTCAGCAACCTCCGCGGCGAGGATGCGGGACCGGTGATCTCCGCGCTCAAGGAGAAGCAGATCCCCTACCGGCTCGGCCCGGGCGGTACGGTGATCGAGGTCCCCGTCGAGCGGGTGGACGAGGTCCGCCTCGAGCTGGCAGCCGACGGGCTTCCGCGCGGCGGCGGGGTGGGCTTCGAGATCTTCGACAAGCCATCGTTCGGACTTTCGGACTTCGTGCAGAACGTGAACTACCGCCGCGCGCTCGAGCGCGAGCTGGGCCGCACGATCCAGGGGATCGACGGGGTGGAGTCGGCACGGGTCCACCTCGCGCTCCCACCGGCCTCCGTCTTCGCCGACGAGCGCAAGGAGCCGAGCGCGTCCGTGGTCGTCCGGCTGAAACCGGGCCGGACGCCTTCGGGCAACCAGGTCCGGGCGATCGCGCACCTCGTCGCGAGCGGCGTCGAGGGGCTGGACCCGTCCCGGGTGAGCGTCATCGACGGCAACGGGCGGATGCTGTCCGGTGGCGGCGCCGAGGCGAGCGAGGCCATGTCGGCCTCGCAGCTCGAGGCCAAGCGCGCCCTCGAGACCGGCCTCGAGACCACGCTCGTGTCCATCCTCGAGCCGGTCGTCGGCACCGATCGGGTTCGCGCGCGCGCCACGGTCGAGCTGGACATGGCGCGCGTGCAGCGGGTCGAGGAGAAATACGACCCGGACGTCGCCGTCGTCCGAAGCGAGCAGAAGAGCAAGACCCGGCGCCAGGCCGGCTCCGGCGGCGGGATCCCCGGCACCGCCTCGAATCTTCCGGGAGGCACGCCCGTCCCCGCGGCGGGCTCCGCAGGGGGCGACGAGTCCCAGTCCAGCACCACGAACTTCGAGATCAACAAGACCGTCGCCATGATCGCCGAGCCGGTCGGCAAGCTCTCGCGCCAATCGGTCGCGGTGGTGGTGGACAACGCGATCGTCGAAGCGCCCGGCGCCGACGGCAAGACCGAACGCAAGTCCACGCCTCGGACCGAGCAGGAGATGAAGAAGATCACCGACCTGGTGCGGGCCGCCGTGGGGATCAACGAACCCCGGGGAGACGTCCTCATCGTGGAGAACATCCCGTTCGACGGCGGCGCCGGCGCGTCGGCCGACGCGAAGCAGGAGCGGGGAGACCGCTGGGGGATCGCCGTCCAGATCGTCCGCTACTCCGCGCTGCCCCTGGCGGTGCTGCTCGTCGTGCTGCTGGTGATCCGTCCGGCGATCGCCGTGCTGCGCGGCATGCGCGCCCCCGCCGGCGCCGGCGGGCACCCGCCGACCATCGCGGAGCTGCAGGCGAGCCTCGGCTCCGGCGCGCTCCCCGGGGCGGCCGGGGCGGGTGGCGAGCTCCGCCGCAAGCTCATCGAGGCCGCCGGCCAGCATCCCGAGGCCGCCGCGCTCGTCGTGCGCGGATGGCTCGGCGGACACCGCGGGGAGTAG
- the flgB gene encoding flagellar basal body rod protein FlgB, whose protein sequence is MTEPVHDATVSALRSVLDRAAKRSAIAASNLANIDTPGYRSLDVRFQEALEMAGSLDVERTDPRHLPSTGVSEDPGTVLEVPANRIRNDGNTVDVDREMTLLASLQGRYQGAAEMVRKRFALLIYAATDGRNGS, encoded by the coding sequence TTGACCGAACCGGTGCACGATGCGACCGTGTCCGCGCTCAGGAGCGTCCTCGACCGGGCGGCGAAGCGCTCCGCGATCGCCGCGTCGAATCTGGCCAACATCGACACGCCGGGCTACCGGTCGCTCGACGTCCGGTTCCAGGAGGCGCTCGAGATGGCCGGCAGCCTCGACGTGGAGCGGACCGACCCGCGCCATCTACCCTCCACGGGGGTTTCCGAGGATCCCGGCACCGTCCTCGAGGTCCCGGCGAACCGCATCCGCAACGACGGCAACACGGTGGACGTCGATCGGGAGATGACGCTCCTCGCGTCGCTTCAAGGTCGGTACCAGGGCGCGGCGGAGATGGTCCGCAAGCGCTTCGCCCTCCTGATCTACGCCGCCACCGACGGGAGGAACGGATCATGA
- a CDS encoding sigma-54 dependent transcriptional regulator, whose protein sequence is MPERILVVDDEPQMALAMERVLSRLGHAVDRAQGGDEALRALARRPYGVVVTDLRMPGLDGHELVRRVRALSPSSRVVVVTAFATVESAVSCVRDGATDYLMKPFSPEALARAVDAALERNVPGPQAGSDDLVAEDPVTLRAVELALRAARSDVTVLLEAESGAGKEVFARLIHRESPRASGPFVAINCAALPRDLLEAELFGHCKGAFTGALKDRKGHFELADGGTLLLDEIGEMSADLQARLLRVLQDPLIQPVGSETPVRVNVRVVAATNKNLREEVGAGRFREDLYYRLRVMPISIPPLREREGDLEPLALRFVRLYAGPEAALTPAALARLKAHPWPGNVRELQNALHRAAILAGGEPIDARHLDLEPALRPKEPRGSVARPLEEAERDAIGRILHETGGNRTEAAAALGISPRTLRHKLKQYRDAGTPLAEPAR, encoded by the coding sequence ATGCCTGAGCGGATTCTCGTGGTGGACGACGAGCCCCAGATGGCGCTGGCCATGGAGCGCGTGCTGAGCCGGCTCGGCCACGCCGTGGATCGCGCTCAAGGCGGCGACGAGGCGCTCCGCGCGCTGGCCCGCAGGCCCTATGGCGTGGTCGTCACCGACCTCCGCATGCCGGGTCTCGACGGCCACGAGCTGGTGCGTCGCGTGCGGGCGCTCAGCCCCTCGTCGAGGGTCGTGGTGGTCACCGCCTTCGCCACCGTGGAGTCGGCGGTCTCGTGCGTCCGGGACGGCGCAACGGACTACCTCATGAAGCCCTTCTCTCCCGAAGCCCTCGCCCGCGCCGTGGACGCGGCCCTGGAGCGGAACGTGCCGGGGCCCCAGGCGGGGAGCGACGATCTCGTCGCGGAGGACCCGGTGACGTTGCGCGCGGTGGAGCTCGCGCTGCGCGCCGCGCGCTCGGACGTCACGGTCCTGCTCGAGGCGGAATCGGGGGCCGGCAAGGAGGTCTTCGCTCGCCTGATCCACCGGGAGAGCCCGAGGGCGTCCGGGCCGTTCGTGGCGATCAACTGCGCGGCCCTCCCGCGGGATCTGTTGGAGGCGGAGCTGTTCGGCCATTGCAAGGGAGCGTTCACCGGGGCGCTCAAGGACCGCAAGGGGCACTTCGAGCTGGCCGACGGCGGAACGCTCCTCCTGGACGAGATCGGCGAGATGAGCGCCGATCTCCAGGCGAGACTGCTGCGCGTGCTGCAGGACCCCCTGATCCAACCCGTCGGCTCCGAGACGCCGGTGCGCGTGAACGTGCGCGTCGTGGCGGCCACGAACAAGAACCTGCGCGAGGAGGTCGGCGCCGGCCGCTTCCGCGAGGACCTGTACTACCGCCTGCGCGTGATGCCGATCTCCATCCCGCCGCTGAGGGAGCGCGAGGGGGATCTCGAGCCGCTCGCGCTGCGCTTTGTGCGGCTCTACGCCGGCCCCGAGGCGGCGCTGACGCCCGCCGCTCTCGCGAGGCTCAAGGCGCACCCGTGGCCCGGGAATGTCCGCGAGCTGCAGAACGCGCTCCACCGAGCTGCCATCCTCGCGGGCGGCGAGCCGATCGACGCGCGCCATCTCGACCTCGAGCCCGCGCTGCGGCCGAAAGAGCCGCGAGGGTCCGTGGCGCGGCCCCTCGAGGAGGCCGAGCGCGACGCGATCGGCAGAATCCTCCACGAAACCGGAGGGAACCGCACCGAGGCCGCCGCGGCGCTCGGCATCTCTCCCCGCACGCTGCGGCACAAGCTGAAGCAGTACCGGGACGCCGGCACGCCGCTCGCGGAGCCCGCGCGATGA
- a CDS encoding carboxypeptidase-like regulatory domain-containing protein translates to MDPRNWRLIWVLPALAVGGVVGADARPTPSAVDSTPGYYDLGASARAFDAPLFGNDSLTTYHLFGNQRLPGAGTYSVWLIGGIPGYTPQFGIEGAEIPVAGRLARINAGDFALGPLLPDALSGSADALPLDGARARLDGDRASFSVFGGTAKYDLALPGEPGKRPSLYGGEVLVRRDGDFYGAGLTLVERPVFGGPEAATSRSVVLSGRYVREVSPWAYLFSEASSADGRALGVRAGVQWRFESGSLSTSVYSFGSGFPYVYPLYRPGERGLDLKGRIRPTEFSTLYGDVDYASDQTVLHRSDLRGSLGYALSFGSNRPSLSLDYSREDLAYDSLVAPRSGLLVDRFALAVSKDSSFGFLRASLAHDRSARGDGLDRTQALLAYRTVLGSSSLLDGSAVVQRDGSGNFGFTAESAVQRPLSSRLDYLVGAGGDYLDRGRARSGEGLARVGLSLRAIGSGWYVRAELRLPFAVGLERSRLNRRIVSLDLGNRLAWKQGPAARRSSSSATAAMAPGTVEGAVRRNGDPEGGVAVVVDGEPLAVTHADGSYRLRHLPAGRRQVTIDLRGLDPRFSVTGGASREVEVLPNRVTRADFEIEPFASLQGFLVACGSAGPIPIGGARLTLSNGAISRAAETSNVGGFRFGEVPPGLYEMEIDPASVSPRVPPDELPRFRVDLSDDCLGQVVRVRCPVEPEAAADSRRVCVRPPEGERYPSPPAAP, encoded by the coding sequence TTGGATCCCCGCAACTGGCGGTTGATCTGGGTCCTGCCGGCACTCGCGGTCGGAGGGGTCGTGGGCGCCGATGCCCGTCCCACGCCGTCGGCGGTCGATTCGACGCCCGGCTACTACGATCTCGGGGCATCCGCGAGAGCGTTCGACGCGCCCCTCTTCGGCAACGACTCGCTGACCACCTATCACCTCTTCGGCAACCAGCGCCTCCCCGGCGCGGGAACGTACTCCGTGTGGCTGATCGGAGGAATCCCGGGCTATACCCCGCAGTTCGGCATCGAAGGCGCCGAGATCCCGGTGGCCGGCCGCCTGGCGCGGATCAACGCCGGAGACTTCGCGCTCGGGCCCTTGCTGCCGGATGCGCTATCCGGGAGTGCCGACGCGCTTCCTCTCGACGGCGCGAGGGCCCGGCTCGACGGCGATCGCGCGAGCTTCAGCGTGTTCGGGGGGACCGCCAAGTACGATCTCGCATTGCCGGGCGAGCCCGGGAAGCGCCCTAGCCTCTATGGCGGCGAGGTCCTCGTCCGGCGCGACGGGGACTTCTACGGGGCGGGCTTGACGCTGGTGGAGCGACCGGTCTTCGGCGGCCCCGAGGCGGCCACGTCTCGTAGCGTCGTGCTGAGCGGGCGGTACGTCCGCGAGGTCTCGCCTTGGGCGTACCTGTTCAGCGAAGCGTCGTCCGCCGACGGCCGGGCTCTCGGCGTCAGGGCGGGAGTGCAGTGGAGGTTCGAGAGTGGGAGCCTGAGCACCTCCGTCTACTCCTTCGGATCGGGATTCCCCTACGTCTACCCGCTCTACCGGCCGGGCGAGCGCGGGCTCGACCTCAAAGGCCGGATCCGACCGACCGAGTTCTCCACTCTCTACGGCGACGTGGACTACGCTTCGGATCAGACGGTGCTTCACAGGTCGGACCTTCGAGGCAGCCTCGGCTACGCGCTGAGCTTCGGCAGCAACCGGCCCTCGTTGAGCCTGGACTACAGCCGCGAGGACCTCGCGTACGATTCCCTGGTGGCCCCGCGGAGCGGCCTCCTCGTGGACCGATTCGCGTTGGCGGTCAGCAAGGACTCCTCGTTCGGCTTCCTGCGCGCTTCCCTGGCGCACGACCGGAGCGCCCGCGGCGACGGCCTCGACAGGACCCAGGCCCTGCTCGCCTATCGGACCGTCCTGGGCTCGAGCTCGCTCCTGGACGGCTCGGCTGTGGTCCAGCGCGACGGTTCCGGGAATTTCGGCTTCACCGCCGAGTCCGCGGTGCAGCGGCCGCTCTCGAGCCGGCTGGATTACCTGGTGGGGGCCGGAGGCGACTACCTCGATCGGGGTAGGGCGAGGAGCGGGGAGGGGTTGGCCAGGGTCGGCCTCTCGCTGCGGGCGATCGGGAGCGGCTGGTACGTGCGGGCGGAGCTGCGTCTCCCGTTCGCCGTCGGTCTCGAGCGAAGCCGGCTCAATCGCAGGATCGTCTCGCTCGACCTCGGCAACCGCCTCGCTTGGAAACAAGGTCCGGCGGCGCGGCGGTCGTCGAGCTCCGCGACAGCCGCGATGGCGCCGGGCACCGTGGAGGGAGCCGTGCGGAGGAACGGGGACCCAGAGGGCGGCGTCGCCGTCGTGGTCGACGGGGAGCCCTTGGCGGTGACCCACGCGGACGGGTCGTACCGGCTGCGGCACCTACCCGCGGGCCGGCGGCAGGTGACCATCGATCTCCGCGGCCTCGACCCGCGATTCTCGGTGACGGGAGGCGCCTCGCGCGAGGTGGAGGTGCTCCCGAATCGGGTCACGCGTGCGGACTTCGAGATCGAGCCATTCGCCTCGCTCCAGGGCTTCCTCGTGGCCTGCGGCAGCGCCGGGCCGATCCCGATCGGGGGAGCGCGGCTGACGCTCTCGAACGGCGCCATTTCCCGGGCGGCCGAGACCTCGAACGTCGGAGGATTCCGGTTCGGCGAGGTCCCTCCCGGCCTCTACGAGATGGAAATCGATCCTGCCTCGGTCTCGCCGCGCGTGCCTCCCGACGAGTTGCCGCGGTTCCGCGTCGACCTGTCCGACGACTGTCTGGGTCAGGTCGTCAGGGTCCGATGCCCGGTCGAGCCGGAAGCCGCCGCCGATTCTCGCCGCGTGTGCGTTCGCCCTCCGGAAGGAGAGCGGTATCCGTCGCCGCCGGCGGCCCCGTGA